CTTTCGCCTCCTGAAAGCTTTAAGCCCCCTTCCCCAATTACTGTGTTTAGTCCTTTGTCAGCTCTTTCTAAAATATTTGCACCGGCTGCTTTATGTAACACGTCATGAATCATTTCGTCGGTGGCGCTGGGATTTACAAATAAAAGATTTTCTCGTATAGAGCCCGAAAATAGTTGTGTGTCTTGTGTTACAAAGCCTATTTGATGTCGTAATATTTCAAAATCTATTGCATTGTCTCCAAAATCATTATAAAAGATCTCCCCCTGAGTAGGATGATACAGACCTACCAGAAGCTTTACTAAAGTGGATTTCCCTGCTCCCGATGGGCCTACAAAAGCTATTGTTTCTCCTCTTTTTACTTCAAAAGAAATATATTCCAATGCCGGTTTGGTCGCTGATTGGTGTTGAAAGCTTACTTTATTAAACCTTAAATCGTGAATAGCATGAATTTTTGCAGGATGTGCAGGTTGGTATTCTACATCACGCTTCATCAAATCTTGAAAATTTATCATGGAAGCCTCTGCTTCTCTATAAGATAAAATAATATTACCTAATTCTTGCAACGGTCCGAAAATGAAAAAAGAGTAAAACTGCATCATCATCAATTGACCGACCGTAATTTTATCTTTGAAAATAAAGAACAACAAAGAAAACATTATACATTGTTGTAAAAAGTTTACAAAAGTGCCTTGAACAAAACTGATAGATCTTAAACTCTTCACTTTTTTTAATTCAAGCCCTAAAATTTTCATTGTGGTGTCATTCAGCCGCTTGATTTCTTGGTGTGTAAGCCCTAAGCTTTTTACCAGTTCAATATTGCGCAATGATTCGGTAGTAGACCCGGCCAAAGCATTGGTCTCATTCAATATATTTCTTTGAATAATTTTTATTTTTTTACTCAAAAAACTAGTGAGAAATGATAGTACTACAGCGCCGAGTAAATAAATCAAAGGCAACATCGGACTGAGTCGATATGCTACAATTACCACAAATACTAAACCAACAAGCGTAGCAAATAAAACATTGATAAAGTTGGTTATAAATTTTTCACAATCGAGCCTTACCTGTGTAAGCACCGATAATGTTTCACCACTGCGTTGATCCTCAAAGTCTTGATAAGGTAGCCTTAAAGCATGTTGCAAGCCATCAGTATATATTTGTGCGCCAAATTTTTGTATCACTACATTTACTACATAATCTTGAAAAGCTTTAGCGATACGTGATACCATGGCCGCTCCGATAATCATTAGCAGACCTGTGATTACACCTCGGAAATAACCGGAGCTATTGCTGGCTGCCCGATATATAGCCGCTTTGTTGGCATAAGGGTCTATTAATAAGTTGCCTAAAATGTAGGGGTTAAGTAAAGAGAAAATTTGATTTACCGCGGCTAATAAAAGTGCGATAAAAATTAATCCTTTATAGCGACTGAGGTATCTGATTAAATGTTTCATAATGATAACAAAATTAGTTTTTATTTCTACCTTTTCACGCAACAAATCCACACATGTTACTGTCAAAAAGGAAAGTAGGGTTCCCAGTTGCAAAAAAATAGTGGACCGGTTTTAACCAGCCCACTACTTATCTCATGAAATCTTATTAATTAAATGACTAATAATGCCATCTTACAAAAGCTTCCATCGCAGCATATTGAGTCAAACCCAATTGTGCATATAGCTTTGCTGTATTGGCGTTTCTTTCTTCTGCCCGTTGCCAGAATTCACGACTGTCACTACCTTGGAATGGAACTGAATCTTTTTGTGATTGATGTATGAAAATGCCATATCGTTTTTTCCTTACTTGATCCGGGCTCATAGGAATAGCCATTTCTATTTCAGTAATATCCCATTCCTGCCATGCACCCTTATATAGCCAGAGCCAACAGTCTTTAAGCCATTCATCACCTGCTTCTTTTAATCTTCTTAAACTTTCAAATACAACTTCTAAGCAAACTTTATGTGTGCCATGCGGATCAGCCAAATCGCCAGCGCAATACACCTGATGAGGTTTAATCTTACGAAGCAGTTCCATTGTAAGTAAAACGTCTGCTTCTCCCATTGGATTTTTTTGTATAGCACCTGTTTCGTAAAAAGGTAAGTTCATAAAATGGATTTGTTCATCCTTCAGGCCTACATATTTTGCTGTTGCTTTAGCTTCACAACGACGAATTAATCCTTTTACAGAACGTATAATCGGCGTATCTAATTCATCTTTCTTTTTATCCGCGATAAAAGATTGAGCATCAGCCAATATCTTTTTACTTTCAGTAGCATCTGTGCCAATTAAATCTTCAAAGCCCGCAGCAAAGTTTAAGAAACGAGTTACAAATTCATCTGTTACGGCAATGTTTCCACTTGTTTGATAGGCTACATGTACATTATGCCCTTGATCCTGCAAGCGCATAAATGTTCCACCCATAGAAATAATATCATCATCAGGGTGGGGAGAAAAAATTAAGCAAGTTTTTGGGTAGGGAGTGCTTCTTTCCGGATGTTTTTCAATAATTACATTGGGTTTTCCGCCTGGCCAACCTGTAATGCTGTCGCGCAACATATAATAAACCTGAAGGTTGATCTCATATGCATCTCCTTTTTCAACTAATAAATCGCCCAACCCATTCTCATTATAATCTACATCCGAAAGACTTAAAATAGGTTTCTGTAACTTCAAAGACATATTGACTACCGCACGCCTAATCATGGCATCTGTCCATTCGATGCTACTAGATAACCAAGGGGATTTAAAGCGCGTCAAATCATTCGCTGCCATTTCATCAATTACAAATGTACAATCTTCATGTTGTTGTAAGAAGCTAGCCGGAACTTGATCTGTTATAGAACCCTCTACAGATTTTGCGATGATGGGTGCCTTGTTGCCCCAAGCCAATAAGATAATCTTTTTTGCTTTGAGAATAGTGCTCAAGCCCATACTAATAGCCAGCTTCGGTACTTTAGAAAGGTTGGCAAAATCACGACTGTTCGCAATTCTTGTAGAGCTCTCTAAGACCAACAAACGCGTTTTAGAAAGAATGCTTGAACCGGGTTCGTTAAAACCAATATGACCATTATTTCCTATGCCTAATATTTGTAAATCAATACCTCCCGCTTTTTCAATTTCTGCTTCAAATTCTTCACAGTATTTTCTTATCCCTTCTTTAGGCCATTCCCCATCAGGAATATGTATGTTGGATGGTTCTATGTCAACATGATTAAAAAGATGTTTGTGCATAAATGACCAATAGCTATGGATGGAATTTTTTTCAATTGGATAATATTCATCTAAATTGAAAGTGACTACGTTTTTGAAGCTGAGATTGTCTTCTTTATGCATGCGTACAAGTTCAGCGTAAAGTTTGATGGGGGTAGAGCCGGTGGCAAGCCCCAAGACACATTTTTCACCTATAGATTGTTTTTCTTTAATGAGTGTAGCAATTTGATTGGCTACATTAATAGCACCTTCTGTAGGTGTCGCAAAAATTTTTACAGGGATTTTCTCAAAAGAGTCTGCAAGATTCATAAGAATGTTTTTAATGAAAGATTTTTGGAGCTGTAAAGATAATTTAAAAACCGACATCAGATGGGTACTATAGCAAACGTTTGTGCAAGGCTAAAGAGGTTTTTAACGCTTGAGGAAATTTATTTTCTGACCCGAAAACTCTATATATTTGAATGTAAAATTTCATACAATGAGCTACTGTACTTTTGTTCAATCTATCACTCAGAAAAAGGATTTGATTCATAAAAATTATCATGATAATCATTACGGATTTCCTATAGAAGAAGATGATGAGCTGTTTGGGCGATTGATTATGGAAATCAATCAGGCAGGCCTTTCTTGGACAACTATCTTAAATAAAGAGCAAAATTTTCGAAAGGCCTATCATCAGTTTTCTATCAAAAAGGTGGCTCGCTATGGAGAAAAGGATTTTGAAAGACTGATGAATAATGCGGGTATTATTCGCAACAGATTAAAAATAAATGCGGCTATTGAAAATGCTAAAACCATTCTATCCTTGCAAAAAGAACATGGTTCTTTTAAAAAATGGATTGACCACCACCATCCAAAAACAAAGGAAGAGTGGACAAAATTGTTTAAAAAAACTTTTAAATTCACCGGTGGTGAAATTGTCAATGAATTTCTAATGAGTACTGGTTATATACCTGGTGCGCATGATGCTGATTGCCCAATAGGTAAGCTGTTGGCTAGAAAGAATTTGAATAAAAAATAATTTTATTTAAAAAATTGCATATATTTAATGTTAAAAATACATTTACATGCAAAATGAGCTAATTAAAATAGATTATACCGGAAACCCGGCGCCGCTTGGTTTACTTGGTTTTGGCATGACTACCGTATTACTCAATATACATAATGCTGGTTTTGTGCCCATCAGTAGTATGATACTGTCGATGGGTATTTTTTACGGTGGGATTGCACAAGTAATTGCAGGAATAATGGAGTGGAAAAAGGGGAACACTTTTGCCTCTACTGCATTTATTTCTTACGGATTTTTCTGGCTTACATTGGTGGGCTTATTAGTGTTACCAAAAATTGGTTGGTGGGATGCCATTCCTGAGTCTGCTAATACAATGGGCGTTTATCTTTCTATGTGGGGCCTATTTACGCTTGTAATGTTTGTGGGCACTTTTAAGTTAAATAAAGCACTACAATTTGTTTTTGGTTCCTTAACCATTTTGTTTGTTCTTTTAGCTGCCGGTGAATTTTCCGGAAATACAATTTTTGGAACGATTGCGGGTTACGAAGGAATTATCTGCGGTTTATCAGCTATTTATACAGGCTTGGCGGAAGTGCTAAATGAAGTCTATGGAAGAACGGTTTGTCCTTTGGGGATTGTGCAGAGGGATTAAGTTTAATTATATTATAATGAATGCCTTACAATTAAGCAATGGATATTTGCTTTTTTGTGGGGCAATTTTTTGCGCTTAAGGATAAAATGTAAAAATTAAAATTCTATGTAGCAAAAAAGCAAGTTTTCCCGTTTTGAGATAAAAATGAATTGCCATGAAAAGAAAATCACTTTTTGTTCTATTATTGCTGACTATTGCATTTGCTGCCTGTTTTAAAACGACAAATGATAATAGGGTTGTTACTGAGCCACCTGCAGGTTATTTATACTTTAATGTTAATGATAAAACTAGTGGAAAAGATTTATTCTTTTCATCTAACCCAGCATATAATGTAAAAGACATAATAGTATTGGCAAAGAATATAAATACTGCAGAAAAGCGTATAGATACATTGGGTTTGTTTGTAGATTCATCCAGAAATTGTTTAGTCATTTCTTTTGGGTGGACTTTTTATCCGAATATCTATATTCATTTCCCTGATAATATCACCGATACTTTACTGGTGAAATCCTTTGTTGACAATTATGCGGATAGTGTTTACTTTAATAATAAACTTTACCGTGCTGATTCAAAAGGTAATCTTACATTCGAAAAATCTTAGATTTTCAATTCATCGGCTATAAACTCAAAATCCTTCAACACATTCCTTACCTTTGCGCTTCGAAAAAAGATAGAAAATGTTAGTAGGGTTAAATAATGTCACTTTTGAATTCGGTGCACGTGTAATTGTAGCTGACGCAACTTGGCATATACATCCAGGCGATCGTATTGGTTTAATTGGATATAACGGTACTGGGAAATCTACGTTGCTAAAAGTAATTGTAGGACAATATACACCTAGTGCAGGAACGGTAGAACAAGGCAAAAGCACAACTATTGGTTATTTGCATCAGGACTTGCTGAGTTTTGATACCAATGAGAGCATTTTAGAAGTGGCAATGGGTGCATTTGAGAGGGTGCGTTTTCTGGAAAAAGAAATCGAAAGACTTAGCGTTGAGCTGGAGAAAAAAGAAGACGAAAAACTCTTAGAAACTTTTACGGATTATTTGCATGAGATGGATGTATTGGATGGCTACAATATTCAATACAAAACGGAAGAAGTTTTGCATGGTTTGGGTTTTAGTAATGAAGATATTTTAAAGCCATATAAAATATTTAGTGGTGGATGGCGTATGCGTGTCTTGCTTGCCAAAATGATTTTACAACAACCGGATGTTTTGTTGTTGGATGAACCTACTAACCACTTAGACTTGCCTTCTATTGAATGGCTGGAAAAATATTTGCAGAGCTACAAAGGAAGTGTCGTCATCGTTTCACATGATAAGTTCTTCTTGAATAGAATGGTGAATAAAATTGTCGAGTTGTATCAACAACAATTACATATTTATACCGGCAATTATGAATTTTATGAGGCCGAAAAAGAGCTGCGTATAGAAATGCAACAACGTGCTTATGAAAACCAGCAAGAATACATCAGAAGAGAAGAGCGTTTTATTGAACGTTTTCGTGCGAAAGCGACTAAAGCGGCACAAGCGCAATCTGCCATGAAGCGTTTGGATAAAATTGATAGAATAGAACAGGTAGAAATTGAGAGACCCAACTTGCGCATCAATTTTCAAATAGATAAACAACCGGGGAAAATTCTAGCTACCCTTAAAAATGTTACTAAAAGTTTCGGAGAAAATACGATTGTAAAAAAAGCTTCTGCTGAAATTGACAGAGGAGATAAAATCGCTTTGATTGGTGCCAATGGTAAAGGTAAATCGACCCTATTACGTATCATTGCCGGTACAGAAAAGTTTGATGGAGAGAGGGTTTGGGGACACAACGTTGATGAAAGTTTTTATGCGCAACATCAATTAGAGAGCTTAAATTTAGAACATACTATTCTAGAAGAAATGCAACTCTGCGGTAGTGGTAAAACTGATATAGAATTGCGCAGTATGCTAGGAGGTTTTATGTTTGGCGGCGATGATATTGATAAAAAAATAAAAATCCTGAGTGGAGGAGAAAAGGCGCGTGTAGCATTGGCAAAAGTAATTGCGAGTAAATCTAATTTTTTGATGCTTGATGAACCGACTAACCACCTGGATATGCACTCTGTGGATTTGTTAGCACAAGCATTAACTAAGTATGAAGGGAGTTTGATTTTTGTGAGTCATGACCGATATTTTATTTCTAAAACAGCGAATAAAATCTGGGAAATTATCGATCATCAGATAAAAGAATTTAAAGGCACTTATGCCGAATATATGGAGTGGAAAGAGTTGATGGCTAGGCGCGAAAAGGAAAATGCTGTACTAGAAAAAGCAATTCCGAAAGAAATAGTAACCCTACCAAAACAAGAAACCAAAAAACAAGAGGCAATAAATAATAATTTGGATAGAGATCAAAAGAAAGAGTTGCAAAAATTTCAGCGTCAATTAGAAAAGTTAGAAGAACAGCTCACCCAATTTAATCAGGACAAGGCAACGGTAGAAGTAGAAATGGCCAACCCAGAAATCTATGTTGTGCCTGAGAAATTTCAAACATTGGAAAAAAACTATGCTGCGATATTAAACAATATCTCTACTACTGAAAAAGAGTATGAAGTAGTTTTTGAAAAAATAATGACTTTAGAAAGTTTGTAACTATCCTTATTCCATTGTTTTTGTTCAAGAAGTAGTCATCTCCCTTGTACATCTATCATCAGCTATTATGTTTATCTGACAAGATCCACTATTTAGAAATTAAATTTAACCCTAAAACGGATTCCAGAAGTTGGAATATTAGGGTGATCTAGATAACTGAACCTCCAGATATAATCTACACGGAGTATTTTGAAAATATTGTAAATACCTACACCGGCTTCAAAGTAAGGTTGCTTTTGAAATGCAAAAGTACTTGGATCCCCATTGGTTGTCGGAAATGCTAATTGATTTGTATTTATTGCCGGATTATTCTCATCACGTAAGCCCCCATACATTAATTTTCCTTCGATTAAACTTCGCCATTTCAATTTTTTTATCAAAGGAATTTTATTCAAAATATAGCCATTGAAATAATGATCTACCATGAGGCTTGCATAATGATCTGTTGCGAATTCCATAAAATTCATCAAATTGAAGGATTCCAATTGATAAGCATAGGTCTGATTGGCATGCGCCAAGTCTAATAAAGGGAAAGGCAGACTACCTACAACATAACCGCCATCAAATGTAATATCAGTATAACCAAATTGCGAAAGGTAAAAGCGTTTGAAGATATTCGCTTCAATGTTTTGATAGTTGTAATTTCCGCCAAGCAACCCCTTTATCCCTAGTAGGTATCTTAGCTCAAACACGGGATATTTATTTACCAAAGGCACACGGTAAGATTCATTTTCATAGAATACTTCATGTGGCGCATAACGTAAATCAATTCCTATTTCTCCTGTTGTAATATTTGTTAATTGCTTCTGTGGATTATTGTTGACAGTAGGGTATCTAAAGTTTAATGCACCTGCGGGCGATTGTTGCCAATACTTTAAATCAATATTATAAGAAAAATGATTTTCAAATTCCTTAGTATAATCTAAACGGAAAATATTGTTGTAAGTATATTTATCATTTGTACCACGTTTAAATGAGTATAAGAAATTATCATCTTGCACAAATTGCAATTCTTGCCCAGGAATTTTGGTGTCTTTCAGATAACTTGCTCTAATAAAATGTTGTGGAAAAATATAAGTAGGCTTATGTGTGAATGAATAAGTAGCACTTCCGAAATACTTCCATTTTTGATCTGTAAAACCATATGCTCCATAACCATCCAGAAAGAAACTATGACTTAACTTTGGCGTAGTTCTTCCTCCTAGACTTACACGGGAACCTTCTATAGGATTAAAACTATAAAAGGTATAAGCAGGTCCAATTTCTAATGGCCCCGCTTGCTTGTAGCCCGTAGTAATAAAAGATGTCCAATCCATCGCGGTTTTAAAAGATTTCATCTTTTGTAAACTATCTATATTGTCTATCACTTTAGATTCTGCTAAAGATAAATTTCCGGTTCGGTTATCTGTCCAGAATGTAGGTGGTTTTTTATTAGCGGAATCTTGTACAACTTCAGTAGGTCCATTGAATGTAGCTGATGGAATATTTACATTTGTCTCAAAATTATTATAAGAAACCAATCGCTCACTATATATGCCCATTCCTTTTTTAAAGACGCCGAAACTACCTATCAAATCACTTTTAACTAAAAGGTATTTTCCATCATTTTGCTTTCGAAAGTCTAATGAAATGCTTAACCTCTTTAAAAGATTAAGATTGATTTTGCTGGGAGAATATAAGTTGATTTTTTCTACTGCATAATGCCCGTCGAGTGTTACATATAAATTCCCTTTAAAAAGCATATTCTCTGCATTGCGAGGGAAGAAAGACATATGTACTAAACGATCTCCATTTATTTCTACCGTATCAATTATGAAAAATTGATAAAATGCCGGTGCTGAATTAGCAATGGGGCTTAAAAACTGATTGCCAAAAAGCGGGATATTATTTTCATAGATATTCACATCCTGATAAAGGCTTGCGAGGTACTTACCAATACCACGGGTATCGAAATATTCTCCAAAATTTACCCTGTTCTTACCAATAATAATTTTTTTAGATTTTGCAGGTTGTTTTTGAAAATAGTTCTCTGAGCTTGTCTCGTCCAAATATATAGGCATCAATTTCTCTCCAGGCACCTTGCTTGTATCAACATTATTTAACAAAAATTGATATTGCTTAAAATATTTCTTATTGGCAATTTTTTTAGGGAAATTACTGACGGACAATACCATTTTCTCATACTCACTGTATTTAGCAGTATTGTAGGCATTCATCTTGTTTTCGTCTCTATGCGCAATTATTTTTTTTATGAGTTCAACTGCCGGGTTATCTTTATTTCTGTATTTCTCTTTCTTTTGTTTAACTACAACATCTTGCAAATCGTTGGAGGCTGGCATTAATTTTATATCAACTTCTTGGTCTTTTATGTCAAAATCTATTTTTATAGAACTCGGCTTATAGCCAACATATGTTACCTGCATATGTGGGTCTTTTGAAACAGTTTTTGAAGCGAATAAACTATAATGACCCGTCGAATCACTTAATACACCAAATGAGCCTTTAAAGAAAATACTAACATTGGGAATGGGCGCACCAGTTAGAGAGTCACGTACATATCCTTTTATAAGTATAGACTGAGCCCGACCACAAAAACTGAGGATGAGCAAGAATGCTAAAATTGAAAAGCGTTTTAGTAAATAAGAAGGTAAGTTGAATTTCATCTGAACGTATCTATTCGTAAATACGTATTTGTTTTTTAAGGGTATAATTAATTATACTTTCCACTAAATATATAAATATTTCTAAACAGGTACACTAGTGGAAAATTGCTGCAAAAGTAATAAACCTCTCTAAAGAAACAATCAGATAAATGTTATAAGTTAGTTTACAAAAAGGAAGTAATCATCTTTTCGAGCATTGAGGACGCATTGTAAAGGGATAATATTTTGTTAATTACATTTTCTACTACAGCATCTGGACAACTGGCACCACTGGTAAGTAGGATTTTTGCCGGAGACTTCGCCGGTAAAAAATTATTAATTATAGTAAGTTCCTTGGATCTCCAATTACAAGTTTCTATTTTATTTTTTGAAATAATTTTTTCCGCACTATTGATAAAATAAGTGGGTAATTTCTCGCTGCATAATTCTACTAAATGTGATGTATTGCTACTATTATACCCGCCAACGACAATTGCCAAGTCCGCATCAATATCCAACATACCACTTACGGCAGATTGATTGTCATTAGTGGCATAACATAAAGTGTCACGGGTATCTGCAAAATGTTCTCCAATATTTTCATCAGATAATCGGTAATGTTCTTTTATCACATTTCTTAAGAAATCCGATATAGCCTGCGTTTCACTTGCTAGTTGCGTAGTCTGATTTACCACACCTATTCTTTGCAGGTCTTTTTCTACCGAAAAATTATTAGAATATTTTCCCTTAAATTCAATATAAAAATCATCTGATTTTTTTTTACCGGTAATATATTGTGCGAGCAACTTTGCTTCCTCCATATCATTTACAATTACTGTAGGAGTAATTGCGGAGGCATGGGAAAAAGTGGCACGGGTTTCCTCATGCCGTG
The Arachidicoccus soli DNA segment above includes these coding regions:
- a CDS encoding ABC transporter ATP-binding protein, which produces MKHLIRYLSRYKGLIFIALLLAAVNQIFSLLNPYILGNLLIDPYANKAAIYRAASNSSGYFRGVITGLLMIIGAAMVSRIAKAFQDYVVNVVIQKFGAQIYTDGLQHALRLPYQDFEDQRSGETLSVLTQVRLDCEKFITNFINVLFATLVGLVFVVIVAYRLSPMLPLIYLLGAVVLSFLTSFLSKKIKIIQRNILNETNALAGSTTESLRNIELVKSLGLTHQEIKRLNDTTMKILGLELKKVKSLRSISFVQGTFVNFLQQCIMFSLLFFIFKDKITVGQLMMMQFYSFFIFGPLQELGNIILSYREAEASMINFQDLMKRDVEYQPAHPAKIHAIHDLRFNKVSFQHQSATKPALEYISFEVKRGETIAFVGPSGAGKSTLVKLLVGLYHPTQGEIFYNDFGDNAIDFEILRHQIGFVTQDTQLFSGSIRENLLFVNPSATDEMIHDVLHKAAGANILERADKGLNTVIGEGGLKLSGGERQRLSIARALLRAPKLLIFDEATSALDSITEEEISNTIKNITEKKEHITVMIAHRLSTIMYADRIYVLEKGNIVEMGNHQQLLEEKGLYYAMWRQQIGERKSESSKSFAIR
- the nagB gene encoding glucosamine-6-phosphate deaminase, translated to MNLADSFEKIPVKIFATPTEGAINVANQIATLIKEKQSIGEKCVLGLATGSTPIKLYAELVRMHKEDNLSFKNVVTFNLDEYYPIEKNSIHSYWSFMHKHLFNHVDIEPSNIHIPDGEWPKEGIRKYCEEFEAEIEKAGGIDLQILGIGNNGHIGFNEPGSSILSKTRLLVLESSTRIANSRDFANLSKVPKLAISMGLSTILKAKKIILLAWGNKAPIIAKSVEGSITDQVPASFLQQHEDCTFVIDEMAANDLTRFKSPWLSSSIEWTDAMIRRAVVNMSLKLQKPILSLSDVDYNENGLGDLLVEKGDAYEINLQVYYMLRDSITGWPGGKPNVIIEKHPERSTPYPKTCLIFSPHPDDDIISMGGTFMRLQDQGHNVHVAYQTSGNIAVTDEFVTRFLNFAAGFEDLIGTDATESKKILADAQSFIADKKKDELDTPIIRSVKGLIRRCEAKATAKYVGLKDEQIHFMNLPFYETGAIQKNPMGEADVLLTMELLRKIKPHQVYCAGDLADPHGTHKVCLEVVFESLRRLKEAGDEWLKDCWLWLYKGAWQEWDITEIEMAIPMSPDQVRKKRYGIFIHQSQKDSVPFQGSDSREFWQRAEERNANTAKLYAQLGLTQYAAMEAFVRWHY
- a CDS encoding DNA-3-methyladenine glycosylase I; this translates as MSYCTFVQSITQKKDLIHKNYHDNHYGFPIEEDDELFGRLIMEINQAGLSWTTILNKEQNFRKAYHQFSIKKVARYGEKDFERLMNNAGIIRNRLKINAAIENAKTILSLQKEHGSFKKWIDHHHPKTKEEWTKLFKKTFKFTGGEIVNEFLMSTGYIPGAHDADCPIGKLLARKNLNKK
- a CDS encoding acetate uptake transporter encodes the protein MQNELIKIDYTGNPAPLGLLGFGMTTVLLNIHNAGFVPISSMILSMGIFYGGIAQVIAGIMEWKKGNTFASTAFISYGFFWLTLVGLLVLPKIGWWDAIPESANTMGVYLSMWGLFTLVMFVGTFKLNKALQFVFGSLTILFVLLAAGEFSGNTIFGTIAGYEGIICGLSAIYTGLAEVLNEVYGRTVCPLGIVQRD
- the abc-f gene encoding ribosomal protection-like ABC-F family protein, with the translated sequence MLVGLNNVTFEFGARVIVADATWHIHPGDRIGLIGYNGTGKSTLLKVIVGQYTPSAGTVEQGKSTTIGYLHQDLLSFDTNESILEVAMGAFERVRFLEKEIERLSVELEKKEDEKLLETFTDYLHEMDVLDGYNIQYKTEEVLHGLGFSNEDILKPYKIFSGGWRMRVLLAKMILQQPDVLLLDEPTNHLDLPSIEWLEKYLQSYKGSVVIVSHDKFFLNRMVNKIVELYQQQLHIYTGNYEFYEAEKELRIEMQQRAYENQQEYIRREERFIERFRAKATKAAQAQSAMKRLDKIDRIEQVEIERPNLRINFQIDKQPGKILATLKNVTKSFGENTIVKKASAEIDRGDKIALIGANGKGKSTLLRIIAGTEKFDGERVWGHNVDESFYAQHQLESLNLEHTILEEMQLCGSGKTDIELRSMLGGFMFGGDDIDKKIKILSGGEKARVALAKVIASKSNFLMLDEPTNHLDMHSVDLLAQALTKYEGSLIFVSHDRYFISKTANKIWEIIDHQIKEFKGTYAEYMEWKELMARREKENAVLEKAIPKEIVTLPKQETKKQEAINNNLDRDQKKELQKFQRQLEKLEEQLTQFNQDKATVEVEMANPEIYVVPEKFQTLEKNYAAILNNISTTEKEYEVVFEKIMTLESL
- a CDS encoding DUF5686 and carboxypeptidase-like regulatory domain-containing protein → MKFNLPSYLLKRFSILAFLLILSFCGRAQSILIKGYVRDSLTGAPIPNVSIFFKGSFGVLSDSTGHYSLFASKTVSKDPHMQVTYVGYKPSSIKIDFDIKDQEVDIKLMPASNDLQDVVVKQKKEKYRNKDNPAVELIKKIIAHRDENKMNAYNTAKYSEYEKMVLSVSNFPKKIANKKYFKQYQFLLNNVDTSKVPGEKLMPIYLDETSSENYFQKQPAKSKKIIIGKNRVNFGEYFDTRGIGKYLASLYQDVNIYENNIPLFGNQFLSPIANSAPAFYQFFIIDTVEINGDRLVHMSFFPRNAENMLFKGNLYVTLDGHYAVEKINLYSPSKINLNLLKRLSISLDFRKQNDGKYLLVKSDLIGSFGVFKKGMGIYSERLVSYNNFETNVNIPSATFNGPTEVVQDSANKKPPTFWTDNRTGNLSLAESKVIDNIDSLQKMKSFKTAMDWTSFITTGYKQAGPLEIGPAYTFYSFNPIEGSRVSLGGRTTPKLSHSFFLDGYGAYGFTDQKWKYFGSATYSFTHKPTYIFPQHFIRASYLKDTKIPGQELQFVQDDNFLYSFKRGTNDKYTYNNIFRLDYTKEFENHFSYNIDLKYWQQSPAGALNFRYPTVNNNPQKQLTNITTGEIGIDLRYAPHEVFYENESYRVPLVNKYPVFELRYLLGIKGLLGGNYNYQNIEANIFKRFYLSQFGYTDITFDGGYVVGSLPFPLLDLAHANQTYAYQLESFNLMNFMEFATDHYASLMVDHYFNGYILNKIPLIKKLKWRSLIEGKLMYGGLRDENNPAINTNQLAFPTTNGDPSTFAFQKQPYFEAGVGIYNIFKILRVDYIWRFSYLDHPNIPTSGIRFRVKFNF
- a CDS encoding 4-hydroxy-3-methylbut-2-enyl diphosphate reductase, yielding MKQFNVPNIYRSPLISAIKNKRRTYDKLKKDFSPTLLDFGEVQLFIARHFGFCYGVENAIEIAFNIIEENPGKQIYLLSEMIHNPQVNADLASRGVKFLQDTYGKQLISFEDISTNDIVVIPAFGTTLETEALLKTKGIAIEKYNTTCPFVEKVWNRSEQIARKNFSIVVHGKPRHEETRATFSHASAITPTVIVNDMEEAKLLAQYITGKKKSDDFYIEFKGKYSNNFSVEKDLQRIGVVNQTTQLASETQAISDFLRNVIKEHYRLSDENIGEHFADTRDTLCYATNDNQSAVSGMLDIDADLAIVVGGYNSSNTSHLVELCSEKLPTYFINSAEKIISKNKIETCNWRSKELTIINNFLPAKSPAKILLTSGASCPDAVVENVINKILSLYNASSMLEKMITSFL